In the genome of Candidatus Eisenbacteria bacterium, the window ACCGCGATGAGATAGAACTTCACGGAGAATCGCCCCCGCGGGAGAGACCGCTGCAGGACGCCCGACTCATAGGGCGTCAGCTTGCCCGCCGACGGGTTCCTGGGCCCGAGCCGCGAGCTGAGCAGCGCGAAGGCGATCGGTATGGAGAGGGCGAGCACGAGCGCGACCGCTACGGGGGCATAGGGACTGCTCATCTCACCTCACTGCTCTTGCGTCCGGACTTCCCGATCCTGGACTCCTCGATCTCCACCGCCACGGGCGCTCCGATCGGCCTTCCCGCCCCTGACGCGACCCGC includes:
- a CDS encoding NADH-quinone oxidoreductase subunit A — protein: MSSPYAPVAVALVLALSIPIAFALLSSRLGPRNPSAGKLTPYESGVLQRSLPRGRFSVKFYLIAVLFLLFDVEAVFLFPWAVARGNLGLAGDLAMGVFFLILVLGLAYEWRKGGMEWE